TAATGCTATGGTCTAAAcatgtattttaataattgaatgattttaagaaactttcaaaaatttttatccttcttattataatttttttgttataatttttttattagaatctttcttcttacaatttttacatattttttcctATTGAGCTATAGAATCATTAACAgagaaattcattaaaaaatttaaaaacatttactaaagataataataaatatataatatgaaagTATATACTAACTGTTCAAATTTATCAGCAAAAAATTCTTCAATTAATAAGGTTAACATTCCAGTAATAGATGAGTTTTTGTGGCGCTGAAGATAGGTGTacttaaaagtttcattttgtCTTTCAAGACCATTGTTGGTATTTAGATTGACTAATAAACGATCCTGGCGATAGGCCCATATCCATCTcttaattaaatgcaaaaaaatgtttcacattaataaaataattaacaaattttaatactaaattcAGCCTTAAGTTATGCTATATTCTAAACTACATGTTATAATCTGTGACAATAATAAGGAAAGTCATTGTGTCAGGAATTTATGATCAAGCATGTAAAGATTTAAGCATCTTTATAGtctatatagttatatataagcatctatatagtttaaaagctatatatagctatatataagcatctatatagtttaaaaaaacacttaatcatttaagtttacaaaatttgaaactaacttaatgttattaatattgtttactattgaatgtcaaaaaaaaatgtattaaacattttgcagtttataaatattaggcAGCAAAATTATTTGAGcagttttaaatattcagaAGTATGATAAAATAAGCAAGCATGATAACAATTAATATGACACAACAGATGATTATAATAATTATGACGGGGTTTTAATAAACCATGTTATGAATTAAGCTTTAAATATCAAAtagaaattgaaataaacttaCTTCTTTGTTGCATAACCAATAATTAGTTATATACTtcttaaatttatgaaatttaccATCCAACCAAAAATTTGAAGTATTAAGCTTTTCAATTGCTGCCTCTATCTCATTATTATTTTGCGCTCTTGCAATACGTCGCAGTATTGAAATTATGCTTCCTTTGAAATCTGAacaatcgttttttttttttggaaagcCATCTATCCCATGCCTGCTCTCTGTGGAAATCACATATGATAACATgacaaccttaaaaaaaaagataaattgtgCAACTCCAAATTAATTCAATAGACAGTAATCAAAGTTACAAACACTAAGCATATTTACCTGGAAAAACAGTTTCTAATGACTCAATTTCTTCATTGCAATAGTCTGTCATACAAAAAGAAGGCTGAAAGGATGAATTCCAATCTTTTATGATAGTTAATGCTTCAGTGATAGCATTTTTCGTTTCATTTTCAGTGACAAAAGTGGCTACTACTTGGTAATCTATGTTAGtctttacagttaaaaaaaataagggtaGGGAATATCTTGTAGTTCTGTAAGTAGCATCAAGAAGTATTATTTCATTTCCATACCTCAAAAGAAGGTCTTTTTGCCACTGTGACTGATATACAAATAGAAATgtggaatttttttcaaaattttaatttgctgTGACTTCGCATTTTGGTCGAAGTAAGACTTTAATGAATGgatcattttttttccattcatcACACTTTTTCAAGAGACATTCTTGATCAATCATGGAATACCTATAAAATTACCATACACAAAATTAGcactataatataaaaaaaaaagaaattgagttAAAACTTGGAGGTTTTAGTATCTATTAGTTAACAAAATATGCAGTATCAAGACAATGGTAAAATTTGTGATGAATTATGACAATGAAGCATAGGTTATGACAGTTATATCAGTATGCAAGTGGAATTCAGGcatgaaatgaaataaaataaacatgagATAAGAGAAAAGAAGATTGATTGGTTTGGAAGATTATAAATTGttgctaaaatacaaaaacaagtCAAGAGTAAAGGTATAATGAGTTATACTCATTATACCTTCATGAGATATAATGAGTGTTAATGGGTGCTTAGagacatctgaaaaaaaatttaccttaaCTTTTGTCTCATTTTAACAATATGCGATCTTATAGTACTAGCACATGGATAAAATCTCCTATTATTTGGAGGAGGAaggttttcattttcaaaaatttctttgacaGCAAGTCGAAGAAGGCGTTTCATTTCTCTTATGTTATATATTCCTTCCTTGACATACTCTTCTATTTTTTGGGAAATTTGCGGATCAATTGCTTGAGAAATTAATTCAGCCTAAAAATGtttagcaataaataaaaaggatatGCAACATATGCaactattattttgattattttttttctgttaatatttttcaatttagaatCAATATATACCTGCCCAACTGGATGTTTATCATGAGAGGACAAATCATCAATGACAACAACAATGGTTCGACTATATTGTAATTCATTTAAGgttgaagtttttaatttttgtcttaAAAGTTTTGAGGCATTATTTTTTCGCCATACAGTTTTTTGTGATATCTAAATGTAACAATAAAAGACTTGAAActtattacttttctttttaggGTTTAAATAGTTAACTTATTCATATACCTTAAATTCAGGAAAGTGAATTATTTCTCTCATAGTTATTTTGGTGCGGCACATAAACTTTTTACTATCTTGTAGAactatatagtttttttgaaaacaatgatCACTCTTCTAAAATTAGTTTAGTTAACAAGTTAACAAAtgaaattatctaaaaatgtttaaaaatcctataaaattatcttttacatatcttatgaataaataatttatataaataaaaaaatattatgttctTGTAATATTATAAGAtcatatttatagcaaaaatgagtaataaatttataaaaaacaaattaaaaaaaagatcaacttacatcacatatttttttattttttttgtaattactcttttttgaaatatttctgtCAAACCCATGGTGACACTCTAACACTTTAGaagaaacaacaaaataactTGAAAGTAAGAACGCCTGAGTACTATCTTACCTGTATGACCAAAATTCTTATTTGCATAATACACTACAAATCGCGTTGTTGTGGCTAGttcgtattttttaatacattccAATGCCTCTTCGTGtgatttaaaatgataaatgagtttatttttttctcctaaaacaaattataaattccaaaattaaatgaaattattttttgtctatgcttttgttaaaataaaaacaaaccattaTCAATGCGATCTACTGGCAAAAAATCAACTTCTGGGACATTTGCATTGTATTCCACAATTTCTGGGACATTTGCATTGTATTcaacaatttctaaaataataaaatagttttaaaaataaaaaatctaaaagaaatgcaaagtaaAATGTGTCTAATTTTTTGGCTTAAAACCTTTATTGATTAAATTTGATGTGACATAAAAAATTGAGGTATTACGATCAAAAACTATAATCTAgatctttaataaattaatccatctaaaataaataacctTTTGAAGTTAGATTTTCCTCGGAGCTTTCGTCAGAGCTTTGCTCAGAACTGCtcaaattgaaattattatcgcaattatttaaaaatagatccATGCTATTTACTTTAATCTACCTCgtgtttagttttatttattttcttttttccgTAACAATTCGACGGCAAACGAAAATCTTGACCTAATTCTGAGCCATGGGATCGTCTGCCAACCAAAGGAATACACGATTTGCGAAATTGGATAGTTGACATGCGCAAAACTTTGTGAGGTAAACAAACATTCAACCGAAGTAATTAagcaataatgtttttctaatttttcgtATTAATTAGTAAAgtagaaaatatttaagaatgttGGAAACAATATTTAATGATCCTGAGGATGATACACTTTTAATCAAAATGTCATtggaagattttaaaattatgtctcTTGAAGCACTTCAAGTATTTCTTTcgttaagaaaaaaatcatcTAAAGGTAAGCACAAAACTTTAGTATATaggtaattattttttcatctatACAATTGGTATTCAAATAAATGACAAATTGACAAATtgattatcatatatatatatatatatatatatatatatatatatatatatatatatatatatatatatatatatatatatatatatatatatatatatatatatatatatatatatatgattaacatattttatattcataccatattttcaataattatagttattgaaaatatattaatataaaaaatatatgttatgaaatatattttaaagaaagtttacTATATGatcaataaatattgataatatgatttgtaatattagtttatatattttttagagctatgcacagtgggtcagaattcacttttactggacataatttactattaatttaatattagggCTATATTGACTAAAATTAAGATGAGTAATAATATAATGTCTGCGCTTCTTATGAAgatggtatttttttaattcgtttGCTATGGATAATAAATTTCGGATAGCAAAAATCTAGTTTTGGTATTTGCAGATATTTTACAAGTGCTTTGTTCACCAAATTTTACATAAGTAACAATATGAGGTCacgcttttaaaaaaagtaatttattttttatttagctgctatggatacctaaaattgcttagcaacaactaattttaattagttgcATATGTTTTATTTGTGGAAAgcttatttaagtttaatatgaTTAACTAGTTTATTACACGTGCTGTTACACGTTGCTAGATAAACTTGttttcctgtaaaaaaaattatattttagcttaattaattagtttatcTAATTAGCATTTCTATATTTACGAGCGTCTagagaattttataaatttgtttatgtatattgATCCCATGCTTTCACAATCACCAAAAATCTTTAACAATGCATGCTACATGTAGTAAAAGCTTAGTAAACAATAACTCATAAGAATTTGAAGCTGACAAAGttgcaacttttctttttttttttttttaatgatgattcTTTACATGATAATGTAGGTATGCCGAGTTGTTTATATTTTGCTATCCTTCATTAATGTggtattaaaatcattttcaagCCAAGCTGAGTTCTTCCTAATAAACTTTGCACCTTTTAGTTTACTTTGAATCCATCTTTTAACatgatcaaaataaataaactctttacTCTCAAAATTTTCGCCTTGAAACTCCCAATCTTGTTCTTTAATAATGTTGTATACAAGTATACTGtcttcttttttatgtattgaCAGACTGTTGAGTCGAATAAATTAGTGAATCTTGTTTCTTTGACACTTATTAGGCCTTAATAAAAACACCAGTTCAACATCTAAAATAAGTAACCACAACCAATCCAACCAAAATAGATTATTAAATCCATTTAATTTGACAAGCGCTAGATTAAtaagaacaaaatttaattcacatatatatatatatatatatatatatatatatatatatatatatatatatatatatatatatatatatatatatatatatatatatatatatatatatatttatatatatatatatatatatatatatatatatatatatatatatatatatatatatatatatatatatatatatatatatatattattgttcagTAATACGTTGAGAATGAGTACGACCGTATTATTTGTTTTCcgcgttttttaaaattttgtgcaaataaaaatttttgagcgCGATCACAgattttttgtttgctaaaaacaGTTCAAACGGAAAAGAAAATCAAAGCGCCTAGTGGAAGCCagatttatgaaattattaaagcaAACATATATAAGCTTAAAAATTATCTAAGTATAGAAGCAAGatgtagcaataaaaaaaatattttttcatttaaaatcaaaagttaggcaataaaatataacatattagGCATATTTAAAATTGCTATAACTATGTTAATTACTAACCAATTTTAgtctaacaatttttaaaatccagATGATTTATAGAGTtatcatataatattttgaaaagcgcaatattttatgtaattgttatttatttccattgcttttttaaacaacatttttctctttacaatttttttttcttaattaacaTTCGCGCCaacttcaaccacatcattagtaaattcattaaaactttaagtgtatataaatagttttaatatgtttttattatctatataatggtttgaaaccatttaGTCGTCAAAGTTCTGACTTtggtttttatacttttgtccAATCACTGGCCCACTGTGCTATGGCATTGTGGGAAGAATAGGTTTCTGTAAATATTGAAGCAGAAGAGCATAATAGAATGTCATTAAATGAATGCAAGAAGAAATTTATTGTTGATGGAAACATCATACCAGAtcctttatcataaaaaaaaattgaatggaTAAGCGAatcttaaaataatatgttaaaatggCCTCTTGTTTATtacaacaatatttcaaactagCTCCAGAAAATAAACACTTCAAGCAATCTTTTACACAGATTAGACTGTGAATATAAAGAAGGCAAAGGTTTTCGTTATTTTAAATGTCACTttgtgaaataaatattttgatcagGTATAgacaaaaactcaaaatttttcaaGCATAAAACTAGAGTTACTTTTTCACAAAGAACTTCTGATCAACAATATAATGtataagatatattaaaaaaaacaacccagGTGGTTATATTGCCAGTGCATATTGCTCATGTACAACAGGCCTTCTTGGAAGTTGTAATCATGTTGCAGCTTTGCTTTTTAGATTAGAAGCAGCAGTTTCAACCGGAGTAACAAAACCAATATGTACCGATAAACTTTGCTCATGGAACAtgccaaaaacaaatttaaaaatgttagaacGAAAACCTTCACTTGAACTGGTATTTGTAAAAGACCATTACAGAAAAAGGTGTCATAAAGAAGATGCTATGACAAACAAGAAGAAATTTAATGCTTTCTCACCATCTTACAAAGAACAagatttagaattaaaaaattatgaaaaattaaaaaaaaaatactatatgcTACAATTAAAGAACATTCGCCTAACAGTCGTTTTGTCGAGTTGAAAGAATGTACCCAGAAACGTTAAGTTTGCAATCATTCACAGAACTTCCACCTAACATATTAAACGTTGCAAAAGAATTTATTTGGAACAACGAGCTAGAAGTTAAATCTAGTATTGATATActtacacaaaaaataaaattgactaGTGATCAAATATCTTCAAGATATGtgcaaacaaaacaacaatCGAGTTCAACTACAGGGTTTGACCAGCGCCAAGGTAGACTTAAGCATCTAactttcataaaatttacaCAAAAGTAAACACAACTTAAACAAAAGAAGTATATGacttaagaaatatttttgatgaaattttggGACAAAAAACATTTGAGACTATTTCTACCAAACATGGTATTGCAATGGAGCCACATGCAAAAACTGAagttactaaaattttgaaaaaaaatcataaaaactttaaaactttcaatcCTTGAATGACAATTGACCTTAAATATCCTTATATATCAGTATCTCCAGATTTAGAAACCTTTTGTGATTGCTGTGGAAAGGGAATAATAGAAATCAAATGCCCTCATTCCATTTGTGAAACAAAAACTTCAGTTGAAAACCTTGATTacttagttgaaaaaaatgacattGTGAATTTAAAGCCATATCATACATATTATACACAAATTAAAGGCCAAATGGCtgcaaaaaactttcaaataagTTGGTTTTTCGTTTACATTCACCATGgacattatttagaaaaaattaactttaacttCATTTAccgaaataaagttattaagaaCTTAATTTACTTTTGGGAAAACCATTTGgcaatttgaattttgaaaggCACCAATCAAAATTCTGTCATCAAATCAGATTGTGTTGAAAACATTGCTGCGAAATCAATTAATACCAATATTACTGGTTTAAGAAttattccaattaaaaaaaaaaaaaaagaaaaaaacagttaaaaaatctaaaactaaagtATTGTTATATGTGTGATGTATGCCATGAAAACTGTGAAGACGATGCTAAATCTTTCGATAAAAATTCTATCGCATGTTCGTTGTGGTCAAGATGGTATCATTTTTTTCGCGTAAGTATATTTTTGAATCTGATATTcccaaaaaaaaatagacaatgGCTTTGCCGCATATGCGACTAGTCAAAAACACCAAGATATTTATTAATCAGCAAGTATTGGTGGTAATAAGTTGTACAGTGCAGAACATATTAGAACAATATCAtctatagaaaaaattaatttgatcaGAAGTTCATTTGCAAGAATCTTGAATGCTTTTAATTGTCTTATTACTTGTTCTATGAGGATTCTACGATTAGctattttcttagttttttttatttccgaTGGTAGCATTTGATATAAACCTCTTTTTCCAGGTGGTACATACAATGTAATGTTACGCGTCAAATATTCACTTTGAATGTTAAAACCTTTGTCAGCCATAACATAAGAAAATTGTGGTACCAAATCAAAAAACTGTGACTCTATTGTCAACTTTTTATTGGAAATTGATCCTGGGTTTGGACTTGGTACAAAGTTAATAGATGATATAGGTGTGATACTGACTAAACTTTTATTGTGTTATGATGTTTGTATTCACACCAAGTCATCTTTTGCAAGTCAGGATTTTTGGgtgtttcaataaataattctgTTGCATCAATAATTGAATGTATATCTTTGATATGATCAAATCGTTTTGGTCTTGTAAAATTTAATGCTCctttatcagaaataaaaattaaatggcATTAAACAGAAGCTAATCCTTTAAACCATGTTACAAATATGCGACTTGCTAGAGAAACCGATATATTAAATCTATGAGATAAATCTTTTTCTGTTAAcgctaattttattttcatttaagttaGTAACATTTCATCTATATTGCATAACTTTGTTTTTGCTCCAAGTATATTaggaaacttttaaattttgtataagagCCATTCCATTTTCGTCTTATGACTGGAAACACAATATTGAAATTTGGCgttgaaaatttctttattttgaataccagtgtaaaataaaaccttttcatCTGTATTCAATATTTTTCGGTAAAATTCTTGGGATTCATATTTGGCTAGTTTTCTGcgcaaaattttattattttcttgaagcagtttatttttatttacaagctCATCtagaagtttatttttgttactaagCTCATAtagtagttttgtttttattgataagttttttattgttttctatcAAAAATGAATCAATATTCccatta
This genomic interval from Hydra vulgaris chromosome 01, alternate assembly HydraT2T_AEP contains the following:
- the LOC136075221 gene encoding uncharacterized protein LOC136075221 isoform X1 produces the protein MQIRILVIQKSDHCFQKNYIVLQDSKKFMCRTKITMREIIHFPEFKISQKTVWRKNNASKLLRQKLKTSTLNELQYSRTIVVVIDDLSSHDKHPVGQAELISQAIDPQISQKIEEYVKEGIYNIREMKRLLRLAVKEIFENENLPPPNNRRFYPCASTIRSHIVKMRQKLRYSMIDQECLLKKCDEWKKNDPFIKVLLRPKCEVTAN
- the LOC136075221 gene encoding uncharacterized protein LOC136075221 isoform X2 — translated: MCRTKITMREIIHFPEFKISQKTVWRKNNASKLLRQKLKTSTLNELQYSRTIVVVIDDLSSHDKHPVGQAELISQAIDPQISQKIEEYVKEGIYNIREMKRLLRLAVKEIFENENLPPPNNRRFYPCASTIRSHIVKMRQKLRYSMIDQECLLKKCDEWKKNDPFIKVLLRPKCEVTAN